The DNA window AACAATCGCAGATAGGTCTAACAAAAGAACACTATTGATAATCACTCAATTTTTAGAGATGTTGCAGTCATTTGTACTTGGAATGATTGCGTTTATTCCTAACCCCAAATTAAGTCTTATATATGCTGTTTCAATAGCTGGAGGATTATTTTTAGCTTTTGATATGCCTGTGCGTAGAAGTTTTGTTACTGAAATGGTCTCAGTGAAAGACCGCCCAAATGCTGTCATATTAAACAGTGCTATGGTCAATGCATCCAGGATATTTGGTCCTGCCCTGGCTGGAATACTTGTTGTAACAGTTGGATATGGTTGGGCATTTATTATTGATGGTATTTCATATCTAGTTGTTTTGGCTGCACTATTTATGATGCGTGAATCAGATATCATGAGGACCCCTAAGGTTGAAAAAGCAAAAGGTCAAATACGTGAAGGACTTAGATACATCTTAGGTATTCCTGATTTATGGATACCTTTTCTTATGCTGTTATTCGTAGGAATATTGAGCTACAACTTCAGCGTACTATTTCCACTTTTTGTTGAACATGCGCTTAAAGGAAGCGACAGTGAATTTACTATTGTATATGTAGCATTTAGCGTCGGCGCACTTCTCTCTGCATTATATGCCGCGTATAGGCGCACCGTAAATGTGCGACAAATAATTTTTGGTGCTTCTAGTCTTGGTATAACAATGATGATGTTAACTTTTGTTCCTAATATTTGGGTTGCTTTACCTATAGTTTTTTTAGTAGGTGTTAGCAGTATTACTTATATGACTGCAACAACTTCAATTATTCAAGTTCGTGCAGATTCACGTATGCACGGAAGAATTCTTGCACTTCAAGCTGTTTTGCTAATTGGAACCACACCAATTGGTGGTCCAATAGTCGGTGCTGTTGCAGACCGTTGGGGAGCGCGTACCCCATTAGCTGTCGGTGGGATTGTCGCTATCCTTGCAGCGATTGGTGGACAATTACTATTGCGCAGAGAAAAAAATAAAGCTGTAAAGCATGATATTTGTGAATCAAATCTCGATTTAACAATCCCAGATTAGATTAATTTTTAAATACTGGATAACCACCAAATCGTATTGTTATGCCAGCGAGAACAAAAAGTACTGCTGAAAAAGTTACTATTCGTACATGCCATGCAAGTGTGTTCATATCAGTATCAGTGAGTTTTGGAATAACACGGAATCGTGCATTAATAGCAAGACCTGCAGTAAGAACTAGGAGGCCAAGTTTGATCTGAATTGCATGGGCAATCGAATTATTCGCAAACCAGTTTTCTAGAGGACCAAGTATGCG is part of the Acidimicrobiia bacterium genome and encodes:
- a CDS encoding MFS transporter — protein: MKNKISNVFRQIFSSLHNRNFRLFFIGQLISNTGNWITNIALTLLVLHLTHSGLAIGILVACQYGPILLFSVWAGTIADRSNKRTLLIITQFLEMLQSFVLGMIAFIPNPKLSLIYAVSIAGGLFLAFDMPVRRSFVTEMVSVKDRPNAVILNSAMVNASRIFGPALAGILVVTVGYGWAFIIDGISYLVVLAALFMMRESDIMRTPKVEKAKGQIREGLRYILGIPDLWIPFLMLLFVGILSYNFSVLFPLFVEHALKGSDSEFTIVYVAFSVGALLSALYAAYRRTVNVRQIIFGASSLGITMMMLTFVPNIWVALPIVFLVGVSSITYMTATTSIIQVRADSRMHGRILALQAVLLIGTTPIGGPIVGAVADRWGARTPLAVGGIVAILAAIGGQLLLRREKNKAVKHDICESNLDLTIPD
- a CDS encoding CopD family protein; this translates as MATYYIILSIHIIGATIWAGGHLVLALSILPDALKKKDASIILDYEKRFEKIGLPALGTQILSGFWLAWRILGPLENWFANNSIAHAIQIKLGLLVLTAGLAINARFRVIPKLTDTDMNTLAWHVRIVTFSAVLFVLAGITIRFGGYPVFKN